Part of the Janibacter endophyticus genome is shown below.
GCGACCTGCGCCAGCTCGATGTGCCGCAGGTAGCGACGCACGTAGGTGGGGTCCTCCCCGGCCGAGACGGCCGCGGTCACGGCCTCCTCGACGAGCTCGGAGGAAGAGTCGACAAAGGACGGAACCATGGTCAGGCATCCTCGATCTGCGTCTCGGTGTGCGGCCGACCTCGCTGTCGGCCTCCGGTCACCCTACGCCCGCGGCGTCACTCTCCGAGGCGAGCCGCGACCGCGGCCGCCTCGGCGTCGACCTCGCCCTCGAGACCCTCGGCCAGCTGGGTCTCGACGGCGCGGCCGACGATCGGGATGGAGCACCGCAGGTCACCGTCCACGGTGAGCACGCAGCCCTCGCCCTGGGGGGTCAGCGCGACGGTGCCGTCCAGCGACACCGGCACCCCGTCGACGCGGACGGCGAGGGATCCGCGCCGGCTGCCGTCGGACTCTCCCGCACCCCAGTGCCGCTCGTCGGTCACCGTGATCCGGTCGCCGACGAAGGCCTTCATCGTGCCTGGCGCTCCGGCCGTCGAGAGATGGAGGGTGATCGTGACGACGTCACCGTCGGGGCCCTCGGTCACGGACGCCGTGGGATCGATGCCGGTCCCCTCGATGCGCTCGGTCTGGAAGTCCTCGTCGGTGAGCAGCGCGTACACGCTGTCGCAGGGTGCCCTGAAGGGGTAGTCGCGGTGAAAACGCATGAGGTCACCGTAATGACCTGGTGACCTCTTCGGCGCGCTGGGCGAGGGCGCCGCGTCGACGTTCGAGCAGCGTCGTGGTGCGGGCCAGCCGCCGGGCGAGGCGCTGAGCCACCTCCTGCCTCGCCTCATCGGCTGCGGTCGAGGCCTCGCCGACGATCCCCCACCCCTGCACGAGCGCCCCGTCCTCGAGGACCATGCCGACCGAGGCAGCCTCTTCCTCGGCCCTGCGCACCTGCAGGCGTGCCTCCGAGAGCGCCTGGCCGTAGGCGTCGAGGGCCTCCGCCAGACCCACCATCTCGCGGGCGCAGCCCTGGGCGGCCTCGTACGCCGCGTCGAGCCGGCGCCGGTGGCCGACCGCGACGGGGCCGACCCATCCGTGCCGGGCCTGCTCCTGGTCGAGCTCCAGGCGGGCTGCCATCCTCGAGAGCTCGGCCGCGCGGCGGCGGAGCAGGGATGCCAGTGCCGCCACGGAGGCGGTGTCGCCCTGGAGAACGCTCACGCCGGGCCCTGCGGCCGGGACGGGAGCACGTCGCCGAGGTGCTGCTGGACCGTGCTCGACGAGCCGCGGCTCCCGAGGACGAGCGCCATCTCGGCCATGTCTGCGGAGACCTCTCGCAGGGCCGCGACCAGCACGTCCACCGCGTTGTCCACGGCCCGCTGCGTCGCGTGGTCGCCGACCATGGTCAGCGCGTCGAGCAGCTCGTCGCCCGTCGCGGCTGCGGCTCGACCGAGGTCACCGGCCGCTCGGCCGAGGTCGACGAGTCGATCGGGATGCGGGTGCTGTGCCATGGTGCGGCCAGCCTAGCGAGGGCGCGCGGCTCGTCCCGGTCGTCGCCCACAGGCCCGGCACCAGCTGGGTCATCCCTGATGGGTGACGAGGTCAGCCAGCTCCGTCACGTCGTACCAGAGCAGGTCGTCGTAGCCCTCGCCGGCCGACGTGCCCTCGCTCTCCTCCACGTGGAAGGAGACGACGTCCTCGAGCGCCACGGTGCCAGGCAGGACGACCGACCATCCCTGCCCGTCCTGCGCCGATGGCACGTCGGCTGAGGCGACCACCCGGCGCTCCGACTTCGTGCGCCGGCGAGACCCGGCCGCGTCGAGCGCCTCGCACATCGCCTCGAACTCCAGATCCTCCTCGTCCTCCGCCGGTCGGGCCGTGCGCTCGGCGTCGGTGACACCGAAGGCAAGCGCGGCCGGGACGGTCGTGGAGCGGGCAACCTCCGCGAGGTCCGACTCGACGAGGCCGAGATAGACGCGGCGGCTCATCGGCGGCCCTTGGCCCGCGGGCTGCTGCGCAGCTCGGCGAGCGCCTCCCCGATGGACTGGGCGAGGACGTCCGCGTCGGGCATGCCGTTGCGGTCGGCGTTGAGGCCGAAGTAGACCCCGCCGTCGTAGGAGGTCAGGCCGATGGCGATGGCCTGCCCCCGCCCGAGCGGCATGACCGGGTAGGTCGCGAGGAGTCGCGCGCCACCGGCGTACAGGGGCTGCTGAGGGCCGGGGACGTTGGTCACGACAAGGTTGAAGAGACGCCGGGTCATCGCCGATCCCGTGCGTGCCCCGAGCGAGTGCAGGGTCGGTGGCGCGAACCCTCCGAGCGCCGACAGCGACGCGGCGTCGACGGCCTGCGTGGTCTCCATCTGCTGGCGCATGGAGAAGGCGATCTGGTGCAGGCGCATGGACGGGCTGGGCTCGCCGACGGGCAGGTCGACGAAGCAGGCGGTGAGCCGGGCCCCGGACCAGTGGTCGCCCGTCTCGTCGTACACGCTCACCGGGACCATCGCCCGGACGGTGGCCGCGCTGGACAGGTGCTCGCCGCGGCTCTGCAGCCAGGTCCGCAGGGCTCCGGTGATCGTCGCGAGGACGACGTCGTTGATCGTGACGTCCTCGACGTAGCGGCCCCGGGTGAGCGTCGTCCGGATCGCCCGGTAGTCCTTGAGGTCGGTCCGCACCATGTGCCAGCGGCGGGCGGCGGAGACGTTGACCTTGAGCGGCGACTCGGGCGCCGGACGGGCACCGACCTTGGCCAGCGTCGTCACGAGGCCCCCAGCCACGTCGACGATGCGACGGCCGGCCTCGGTCGCGTCGTTGAGGCCGCCGCGCACGCTGTCCAGGGCCTGCCCGGGGCGTCGGACAGTGTCGAGGAGCGCATCGGTCACGAGACGCACGGACGAAGGGGAGCCGGTCCCGGGCGCCGCGGAACCCTCTGTCGGCGCACTGTCGGGGTCGATGAGGAGGTGCCCGATGTCGACCGCGTTGATGCCGTCGACGAGCGCCTGGTGCGCCTTGGTCACGATGGCGAAGCGGCCCTCCGTCAGCCCCTCGACGAAGTAGACCTCCCACAGCGGCCGGCCGCGGTCGAGCGGCCGGGAGGTGATCCGGGCGACGAACTCCTCGAGCTGGTCGTCATCCCCGGGACGGGGCAGCGCCGAGCGCCGGACGTGGTAGCTGAGGTCGAAGTCCTCGTCGTCGACCCAGACCGGGTTTGCCAGCCGGATCGGCACGTTCTGCACCCGCTGACGGTAGCGGGGCGAGCTCGCGATCCGGTCGGCGATGAGCGCGACGAGGCTGTCGTAGTCGAAGCCGTCGGCCGGAGGCTCGAAGATCATCACCGACCCGACGTGCATCGGCAGGTTGGCGTCCTCGAGGTAGAGGAAGGAGGAGTCGAGGGCGGACAGGCGCTGAGTCACCCGGACATGCTCTCATCAGGCCCCGGCTCACAGTGCCGCATGGCCCGATCTCAGGTCCGGGCGAAGGGCCGACGCCGGCGCGCCGAGGCGTGCCCGGTCGGCTCTGGATCGC
Proteins encoded:
- a CDS encoding WS/DGAT/MGAT family O-acyltransferase; the protein is MTQRLSALDSSFLYLEDANLPMHVGSVMIFEPPADGFDYDSLVALIADRIASSPRYRQRVQNVPIRLANPVWVDDEDFDLSYHVRRSALPRPGDDDQLEEFVARITSRPLDRGRPLWEVYFVEGLTEGRFAIVTKAHQALVDGINAVDIGHLLIDPDSAPTEGSAAPGTGSPSSVRLVTDALLDTVRRPGQALDSVRGGLNDATEAGRRIVDVAGGLVTTLAKVGARPAPESPLKVNVSAARRWHMVRTDLKDYRAIRTTLTRGRYVEDVTINDVVLATITGALRTWLQSRGEHLSSAATVRAMVPVSVYDETGDHWSGARLTACFVDLPVGEPSPSMRLHQIAFSMRQQMETTQAVDAASLSALGGFAPPTLHSLGARTGSAMTRRLFNLVVTNVPGPQQPLYAGGARLLATYPVMPLGRGQAIAIGLTSYDGGVYFGLNADRNGMPDADVLAQSIGEALAELRSSPRAKGRR
- a CDS encoding DUF6912 family protein → MSRRVYLGLVESDLAEVARSTTVPAALAFGVTDAERTARPAEDEEDLEFEAMCEALDAAGSRRRTKSERRVVASADVPSAQDGQGWSVVLPGTVALEDVVSFHVEESEGTSAGEGYDDLLWYDVTELADLVTHQG
- a CDS encoding DUF2505 domain-containing protein; its protein translation is MRFHRDYPFRAPCDSVYALLTDEDFQTERIEGTGIDPTASVTEGPDGDVVTITLHLSTAGAPGTMKAFVGDRITVTDERHWGAGESDGSRRGSLAVRVDGVPVSLDGTVALTPQGEGCVLTVDGDLRCSIPIVGRAVETQLAEGLEGEVDAEAAAVAARLGE